In Daucus carota subsp. sativus chromosome 4, DH1 v3.0, whole genome shotgun sequence, one DNA window encodes the following:
- the LOC108217545 gene encoding uncharacterized protein LOC108217545 produces the protein MGSIDCMHWQWKNCPKAWKGMFMGGHKGVPTLLLEAVASSDLWIWHAFFGVAGSNNDINVLERSPLFDEVLEGRAPEINYTLNGNNYNLGYYLADGIYPEWATFVKTIPRPQGEKRKLFSKYQESQRKDVERAFGVLQSRFAIVRGTARFWDKGDLARIMRACIILHNMIVEDERDTYATPFGPLPCYDDTTNGIPEPNLGQEPFVPYENYIQRTTQIRDRQKFRQLQNDLVEHISQFDNSR, from the coding sequence ATGGGGAGTATCGATTGTATGCATTGGCAATGGAAGAATTGTCCTAAAGCATGGAAAGGGATGTTCATGGGTGGTCACAAAGGTGTTCCAACACTCTTACTTGAAGCTGTCGCCTCATCTGATCTATGGATATGGCATGCCTTTTTTGGAGTTGCTGGATCTAACAATGACATAAATGTCTTAGAAAGGTCTCCATTATTTGATGAAGTGCTAGAAGGCCGTGCCCCTGAAATTAATTATACGTTGAATGGCAACAATTATAATTTGGGGTACTATTTAGCTGATGGAATATATCCAGAATGGGCTACATTTGTGAAAACAATTCCACGCCCACAAGGTGAGAAGAGAAAGTTATTTTCCAAATATCAGGAAAGTCAACGAAAAGATGTTGAACGGGCATTTGGTGTGTTGCAGTCTCGTTTTGCAATTGTACGTGGCACTGCACGATTCTGGGATAAAGGAGATCTCGCTAGAATTATGAGAGCATGTATCATACTTCACAATATGATTGTCGAGGACGAAAGAGACACATATGCTACTCCATTTGGTCCGCTACCATGTTACGATGACACAACAAATGGAATACCGGAACCAAATTTAGGGCAGGAACCTTTTGTTCCGTATGAAAACTATATTCAAAGAACTACCCAAATTCGTGATCGACAAAAATTTCGCCAATTGCAGAATGACTTGGTGGAGCACATCTCACAATTCGACAATAGccgttaa